From one Variovorax sp. PBL-H6 genomic stretch:
- the gdhA gene encoding NADP-specific glutamate dehydrogenase, protein MRHASVHDFLEHVANRNPGQPEFLQAVAEVMESLWPFIAAHPKYAEHGLLERLIEPERIVMFRIAWTNDRGDVQVNRGYRIQHSSAVGPYKGGMRFHPSVNLSILKFLAFEQTLKNALTTLPMGGGKGGSDFDPKGKSPGEVMRFCQALVTELFRHVGSDTDVPAGDIGVGGREVGFMAGMMKKLSNRADCVFTGKGLSFGGSLIRPEATGYGTVYFAEQMLKRAGRSFDGLRVSVSGSGNVAQYAVQKAMAMGAKVVTVSDSSGTVIDEDGFTPEKLAELMEVKNHLYGRVSDYADRTKANFKAGMKPWAVPVDVALPCATQNELGADDAAMLVANGVKCVAEGANMPTTMDAIKRLQDAGVLYAPGKASNAGGVATSGLEMSQNAMRISWPREEVDRRLHDIMVGIHETCVQHGSQADGSVNYVDGANIAGFVKVADAMLAQGVV, encoded by the coding sequence ATGAGACACGCCTCGGTACATGACTTTCTCGAACACGTCGCCAACCGCAACCCAGGACAACCGGAGTTCCTGCAGGCGGTGGCAGAAGTCATGGAGAGCCTCTGGCCCTTCATCGCGGCGCACCCCAAGTACGCGGAGCATGGCTTGCTGGAGCGGCTGATCGAACCCGAGCGCATCGTGATGTTCCGCATCGCGTGGACCAACGATCGCGGCGACGTGCAAGTCAACCGGGGCTACCGCATCCAGCACAGCTCGGCAGTGGGGCCCTACAAGGGCGGCATGCGTTTTCATCCGTCGGTGAACCTGTCGATCCTCAAGTTCCTCGCGTTCGAGCAGACGCTGAAGAACGCGCTGACCACGCTGCCCATGGGCGGCGGCAAGGGTGGCTCGGACTTCGACCCCAAGGGCAAGAGCCCAGGCGAGGTCATGCGCTTCTGCCAGGCGCTGGTGACCGAGCTGTTCCGTCATGTGGGCAGCGACACCGACGTGCCGGCCGGCGACATCGGCGTGGGCGGCCGCGAGGTCGGCTTCATGGCCGGCATGATGAAGAAGCTCAGCAACCGCGCCGACTGCGTGTTCACCGGCAAGGGCCTGAGTTTTGGCGGCTCGCTCATCCGCCCCGAGGCCACCGGCTATGGCACCGTGTACTTTGCCGAGCAGATGCTCAAGCGCGCGGGCCGCAGTTTCGACGGGCTGCGCGTCAGCGTCTCGGGCTCGGGCAACGTCGCGCAATACGCAGTGCAGAAGGCCATGGCGATGGGCGCGAAGGTGGTGACCGTGTCCGACTCCAGCGGCACCGTGATCGACGAGGACGGCTTCACCCCCGAAAAGCTCGCCGAGCTGATGGAGGTCAAGAACCACCTCTACGGCCGGGTGAGCGACTACGCAGATCGCACCAAGGCCAATTTCAAGGCCGGCATGAAGCCGTGGGCCGTGCCGGTCGATGTCGCCCTGCCCTGCGCGACGCAGAACGAACTGGGTGCCGACGATGCGGCCATGCTGGTGGCGAATGGTGTCAAGTGCGTCGCCGAAGGGGCCAACATGCCGACGACCATGGACGCGATCAAGCGCCTGCAGGATGCCGGCGTGCTCTACGCACCAGGCAAGGCCAGCAACGCCGGCGGCGTGGCGACGTCAGGGCTGGAAATGAGCCAGAACGCGATGCGCATTTCATGGCCGCGCGAGGAAGTCGACCGCCGCCTGCACGACATCATGGTGGGCATCCACGAGACCTGCGTGCAGCATGGGTCACAAGCGGACGGTAGCGTCAACTACGTGGATGGTGCGAACATCGCGGGCTTCGTCAAGGTGGCCGACGCGATGCTGGCGCAGGGCGTGGTCTGA